The proteins below come from a single Fusarium verticillioides 7600 chromosome 3, whole genome shotgun sequence genomic window:
- a CDS encoding L-asparaginase encodes MSETGSHGSPALKAPEANYPESRVLIIGTGGTICMQQGPDGLQPTDNFLENAMAPRPSFNDFSNPDTLPAVRDGEKIQIDSLRTPATAYNRHVRYGIIEFNPLLDSSSISAHDWDAMASCVQENYHLFDGFVILHGTDSLAYTASALSFMMENLGKPVILTGSQAPIFALQSDGVDNLLGSLIIAGTFTIPEVCLFFHHRLYRGNRSAKVSATEFEAFASPNCEPIAKVNGLGISVNWPLVLRPTSIAKFHVTKGLDTTHVACLRVFPGIKPEMIDAVLHLPDIRGLILETFGMGNIPGGAEGRLTQIIKAAVERGIVVVNVSQCVNGFVSPVYAPGTVLGRAGVIFGLDLTAEAALTKVSYLLAQPDLSVKEIQEKLSRSLRGEMTEIAHQSFSHPSGSLDFAASHLTPSETAFSALGYAIENGELGLVKELLQGEGAQLLKQSDYAGNTAVHLAAVAGRTEILLELLQRGASVHERNKANHSPLFVAVKSGQEPCAQLLRIAGAHLAVEERDSMPGYVTPKYNSHIGGHGF; translated from the exons ATGAGTGAGACAGGCTCTCATGGCTCTCCTGCCTTGAAGGCTCCCGAGGCCAATTACCCAGAGTCTCGGGTCCTTATAATAGGTACAGGAGGGACAATTTGTATGCAGCAGGGCCCTGATGGTCTTCAGCCAACAGACAACTTCTTGGAGAATGCTATGGCCCCTCGTCCGTCATTCAATGACTTTTCAAACCCAG ATACCCTCCCAGCAGTTCGTGATGGAGAAAAGATCCAGATTGATAGTCTTCGCACTCCTGCTACAGCATACAATCGCCATGTCCGCTATGGTATCATCGAGTTCAACCCACTGCTAGACTCTAGCTCTATCTCCGCCCATGATTGGGATGCCATGGCCTCCTGTGTTCAAGAGAACTATCATCTGTTTGACGGGTTTGTCATCCTTCATGGAACAGACTCTCTGGCTTACACGGCCTCTGCCCTCTccttcatgatggagaacCTCGGTAAGCCCGTGATTCTCACTGGCTCCCAGGCGCCCATCTTTGCACTTCAATccgatggtgttgacaaCCTATTGGgatccctcatcatcgccggcACATTCACCATTCCTGAAGTCTGCCTGTTcttccatcaccgcctctACCGTGGAAACCGCAGCGCAAAGGTCTCAGCAACAGAATTCGAGGCTTTTGCCAGTCCCAACTGCGAGCCCATCGCCAAGGTCAATGGCCTTGGCATCAGCGTTAACTGGCCCCTTGTTCTACGACCGACATCGATTGCCAAGTTTCATGTCACAAAGGGTCTTGACACTACTCACGTTGCCTGTTTACGCGTGTTTCCTGGTATCAAGCCCGAGATGATCGACGCCGTGCTTCACTTGCCCGATATCCGTGGTCTTATTCTTGAGACATTCGGCATGGGTAACATCCCTGGCGGTGCTGAGGGTCGTCTTAcgcagatcatcaaggcggCTGTTGAGCGTGGCATTGTCGTTGTGAATGTCAGTCAATGTGTCAATGGCTTTGTATCTCCCGTTTATGCTCCAGGCACTGTCCTCGGCCGAGCTGGTGTCATCTTTGGACTCGACCTAACAGCTGAGGCGGCGCTCACCAAAGTCTCCTATCTACTCGCTCAACCAGACCTCTCCGTCAAGGAAATCCAGGAGAAGCTCTCCCGGTCGCTGCGTGGTGAGATGACAGAGATCGCCCACCAAAGCTTCTCCCACCCCTCAGGCTCACTCGACTTTGCCGCATCCCATCTTACGCCAAGCGAAACCGCATTCTCGGCGCTCGGATACGCGATTGAAAATGGCGAATTGGGACTCGTCAAGGAATTGCTGCAGGGCGAAGGTGCTCAACTCCTCAAGCAGTCAGACTACGCAGGAAACACAGCGGTGCATCTCGCAGCGGTGGCCGGTAGAACcgagatcctcctcgagTTGCTCCAGCGGGGCGCCAGCGTTCACGAGCGTAACAAGGCCAATCACTCGCCTTTGTTTGTCGCTGTCAAGTCAGGCCAGGAGCCTTGTGCGCAATTGCTGCGCATCGCAGGTGCCCATCtggcggtggaggagagggatTCTATGCCTGGCTATGTGACGCCCAAGTATAACAGTCACATTGGAGGACATGGTTTCTGA
- a CDS encoding CMGC/CDK protein kinase, whose translation MATPYMDHDLSGLLDNPSVHFKEAQIKCYMLQLLEGLRYLHDSRILHRDMKAANLLINNQGILQIADFGLARHYEGDVPKAGQAYGVGKRDYTGLVVTRWYRPPELLLQLRQYTPAIDVWGVGCVLGEMLFGKPILAGESDAHQLDMIWDLMGSPNEDNMPGWKQLPGADHLSPRPRTGNLQNRFREYGSGAVSLLKELLKLDWRTRINAVDALQHPWFKMAPLPLEPHEIPVYEESHELDRRKFHDRKAALPPAPKGGTVGIGPDAKGATAGFNSNEPYGNGRNGVNGGRYRNGPDERRPAWQRDRGAGLPPRPPPNDDTDYRERGPPRGRGAPGPRAPPDVDTYIPAYNRDDPGRRRDDRPPPPPRDDRRRRNSREDRRYDRDRGTISRSRSPRHDRSRDRDRQDRDRPDRDAYRR comes from the exons ATGGCCACTCCCTACATGGATCACGATCTTTCCGGTCTTCTCGATAACCCCTCGGTCCATTTCAAGGAGGCTCAGATCAAATGCTACATGCTGCAACTGCTCGAAGGCCTGCGATACCTCCACGACAGCCGCATTCTGCACCGAGACATGAAAGCTGCTAAcctgctcatcaacaaccaaggtATCCTTCAGATTGCCGATTTCGGTCTCGCTCGACACTACGAAGGAGATGTTCCAAAGGCTGGTCAGGCCTACGGCGTAGGAAAACGAGATTACACTGGTCTGGTGGTTACTCGATGGTACCGACCACCTGAGCTTTTGCTACAATTACGGCAATACACCCCCGCTATTGACGTTTGGGGAGTAGG CTGTGTTTTGGGTGAGATGCTCTTCGGAAAGCCCATTTTGGCTGGTGAAAGTGACGCACATCAGCTAGACATGATCTGGGACCTGATGGGATCTCCTAATGAAGACAACATGCCTGGATGGAAGCAGTTGCCTGGGGCTGATCATCTGTCCCCTCGACCACGAACTGGCAACCTCCAGAACAGATTTCGAGA GTACGGCTCGGGCGCAGTTTCACTATTGAAAGAACTTCTTAAGCTGGACTGGCGGACACGAATCAACGCAGTGGACGCTTTACAACACCCATGGTTCAAGATGGCGCCTCTGCCGTTAGAGCCCCACGAGATTCCCGTTTATGAAGAAAGCCACGAGCTGGACAGAAGAAAGTTCCACGACCGCAAGGCTGCCTTGCCCCCTGCCCCCAAGGGTGGGACTGTAGGTATTGGCCCAGATGCTAAGGGCGCCACAGCGGGCTTCAACAGCAACGAGCCTTACGGGAATGGCCGGAATGGTGTGAACGGAGGCAGATATCGAAACGGACCAGATGAAAGGCGTCCCGCTTGGCAACGAGATCGAGGCGCTGGGTTACCGCCACGACCGCCTCCGAACGATGACACAGACTATCGTGAGCGAGGACCCCCTCGTGGTAGGGGAGCACCTGGGCCAAGAGCACCCCCAGATGTCGACACGTACATACCCGCCTATAATCGGGACGACCCAGGCCGACGGAGGGATGaccgccctcctccaccacccAGAGATGATCGTCGGCGACGCAACAGCAGAGAAGACCGACGATACGATAGAGACCGTGGCACCATCAGCCGCAGTAGGTCACCCAGGCATGATCGGTCAAGAGATCGAGACAGGCAAGACCGTGATAGGCCAGACCGTGATGCATACCGGAGATAG
- a CDS encoding enhancer-polycomb-like protein 1 has translation MSSRKVRVKKLNVKTTLPVLREDQIDPNEYEALTTDNQIATGVEQAEENEYHLQTILKEAGTSNDQEIPVPPPQESDINYDELYPVPFHKPSSYIRFSQTVEECISCLYDMTTEDDEFLKQYNSKPPAAGALSEDDFERIMEVFEDTAAEQTPFAAVDNTVAAYDMMVPALHELGSPAILQHAKPVYEYWKSRRQEAGNKPLHPTLKFETHQETDDTDPFVCFRRREARQTRKTRARDNKIAETLKKLRRELEDGRQLVLVAYEREMLKRELMSMDRALFEERARLKETKLRLGIKGEDEDLVNQKPQKRKPAEPPVIRQPTGAHLRQPVRSDGRTLDADLVLLSDKLAEKENELRLDIEMKVQNHRKWNHNHIDLTGEPLSPVKEQGTEVKFRQAKTQYLMTPPASTSSEMEVDTHIPDAPQVDKREAPVFQFSAGSNEPSKGSQPSFRRRIGRLNRLWIDRRGMVTPPPEYGEKSDRWRYDSDSDDDEPPVYEVDPFDTRALKFRATIPLNPYMFRGRPAVPPDAVVAAQAQAGNRVLPSPAAAQAAAHAHAQAHAQAAAQAHLAMKAQAKAAAVAQAQAQAAQTVQ, from the exons ATGTCATCACGCAAAGTCCGCGTCAAGAAGTTGAACGTCAAGACGACGCTTCCAGTTCTTCGCGAAGACCAGATCGATCCGAACGAGTATGAAGCTTTAACGACCGACAACCAAATCGCGACCGGTGTCGAGCAGGCCGAGGAAAAT GAATACCATCTTCAAACCATTCTCAAGGAGGCAGGAACCAGCAATGACCAAGAAATTCCTGTTCCGCCTCCCCAGGAGAGCGACATCAACTATGATGAGCTCTATCCTGTCCCTTTCCATAAACCCTCCTCTTACATCCGTTTTTCACAAACAGTTGAGGAGTGTATATCGTGTCTCTATGACATGACCACCGAGGACGATGAGTTCCTCAAACAGTATAATAGTAAACCACCCGCTGCCGGGGCACTCTctgaggatgactttgaaCGCATCATGGAGGTGTTTGAAGACACGGCAGCGGAGCAGACACCATTTGCAGCAGTCGATAATACCGTTGCCGCCTATGACATGATGGTGCCTGCACTTCACGAGCTTGGGTCGCCGGCAATTCTTCAACATGCTAAGCCTGTGTACGAATATTGGAAGTCAAGGCGACAGGAGGCTGGCAATAAGCCATTGCATCCCACTCTCAAGTTTGAGACTCATCAGGAGACTGATGACACAGACCCCTTCGTCTGTTTCAGACGACGCGAGGCTCGCCAGACTCGAAAGACCAGAGCTCGTGACAACAAAATTGCAGAAACACTCAAGAAGTTGCGACGAGAACTTGAGGATGGCCGGCAATTGGTACTCGTCGCATATGAACGTGAAATGTTGAAGCGAGAGCTCATGTCGATGGACCGCGCTCTGTTTGAAGAAAGGGCAAGACTCAAGGAGACCAAACTTCGGCTGGGCATCAaaggcgaggatgaggatctcgTCAATCAAAAG CCTCAGAAACGCAAGCCTGCAGAGCCCCCAGTCATCCGACAGCCAACCGGTGCCCACTTGCGACAACCTGTACGGTCTGATGGAAGAACACTGGATGCTGACCTTGTCTTGTTGTCAGACAAGCTGgcagagaaggagaatgaACTTCGACTTGACATAGAAATGAAGGTTCAGAACCACCGGAAGTGGAACCATAACCATATTGACCTAACTGGGGAGCCGCTGTCGCCAGTCAAGGAACAGGGCACAGAAGTCAAGTTCCGACAAGCGAAGACGCAGTACTTGATGACACCCCCTGCATCCACATCGTCAGAAATGGAAGTGGACACACACATACCTGATGCCCCGCAAGTGGACAAACGTGAGGCACCTGTCTTCCAGTTTTCCGCTGGATCAAATGAGCCTTCCAAGGGTAGCCAACCTTCGTTCCGTCGACGTATTGGTCGACTGAACCGATTGTGGATTGATCGAAGAGGCATGGTGACGCCACCGCCAGAATATGGCGAGAAGTCGGATAGGTGGAGATACGACTCGgattcagatgatgatgagccaccTGTATATGAAGTTGATCCATTTGATACCCGGGCATTGAAGTTCCGGGCAACAATTCCGTTGAACCCATACATGTTTCGAGGACGCCCAGCAGTACCACCAGATGCCGTGGTAGCagctcaagcacaagcagGTAACAGGGTACTGCCatcgccagcagcagcacaaGCGGCGGCGCATGCGCATGCTCAAGCCCACGCTCAAGCGGCAGCACAAGCACATCTGGCAATGAAAGCGCAAGCTAAAGCGGCGGCGGTtgcacaagcacaagctcaagcagcGCAGACGGTGCAGTAA
- a CDS encoding calcineurin subunit B, which produces MGNTTSAVLDNLVQGSNFDRDEVDRLRKRFMKLDKDNSGTIERDEFLSLPQISSNPLATRMIAIFDEDGGGDVDFQEFVTGLSAFSAKGNKEQKLQFAFKVYDIDRDGYISNGELFIVLKMMVGSNLKDQQLQQIVDKTIMEADLDKDGKISFEEFTKMVESTDISMSMTVDQF; this is translated from the exons ATGGgcaacaccaccagcgcAGTCCTGGACAACCTCGTCCAAGGATCCAACT TCGAtagagatgaagttgatcgTCTGCGAAAGCGATTCATGAAGCTGGACAAG GACAACTCCGGTACGATCGAACGCGATGAATTCCTCAGTCTTCCCCAGATCTCCTCCAACCCTCTGGCAACACG AATGATCGCCATTTTTGACGAAGATGGTGGGGGTGACGTCGATTTCCAAGAATTCGTTACAGGTCTCTCAGCTTTCAGCGCCAAGGGAAACAAGGAACAGAAGCTGCAGTTCGCCTTCAAGGTCTACGACATTGACCGTGACGGCTATATCAGCAACGGAGAGCTGTTCATTGTCCTCAAGATGATGGTCGGCAGCAACCTTAAGGatcagcagctgcagcagattGTGGACAAGACTATCATGGAGGCCGATCTCGACAAGGACGGCAAGATTAGCTTTGAGGAGTTCACCAAGATGGTCGAGTCGACTGACATCAGTATGAGCATGACTGTCG ACCAGTTCTAA
- a CDS encoding glycoprotein endopeptidase KAE1 — MAFKDKSSYIALGCEGSANKLGIGVILHTPTKTKILSNLRDTFVSPPGTGFLPKDTAAHHRAHFVRLAREALAEAKITPKDVDCICYTKGPGMGAPLNSVAVAARALSLLWDRPLVGVNHCVGHIEMGRYITGADNPVVLYVSGGNSQVIAYAEQRYRIFGETLDIAVGNCLDRFARTLEISNDPAPGYNIEQLAKKGSKLLDIPYAVKGMDCSFSGILASADALAAQMKAGADFTPEDLCFSLQETVFAMLVEITERAMAHVGSSQVLIVGGVGCNERLQEMMGHMARERGGSVYATDERFCIDNGIMIAHAGLLAYETGFRTSLEESTCTQRFRTDEVIIKWRD; from the coding sequence ATGGCCTTCAAAGACAAATCCTCCTACATCGCCCTCGGCTGCGAAGGCTCCGCCAACAAACTCGGAATAGGCGTCATTCTTCACACCCCAACCAAGACAAAAATCCTCTCCAACCTGCGCGACACCTTCGTATCTCCCCCAGGAACCGGCTTCCTCCCCAAAGACACAGCAGCCCACCACCGCGCCCACTTCGTCCGTCTCGCACGCGAAGCCCTCGCCGAAGCGAAGATCACCCCCAAAGATGTCGATTGCATCTGCTACACGAAAGGTCCGGGTATGGGCGCCCCGCTGAATTCTGTCGCTGTTGCAGCGAGAGCATTGAGTTTACTCTGGGATAGACCCCTTGTTGGCGTGAACCATTGCGTGGGACATATCGAGATGGGGAGATATATCACTGGCGCTGATAATCCGGTTGTGCTATACGTTTCGGGTGGTAATTCGCAGGTGATTGCGTATGCCGAGCAGCGATACAGGATATTTGGCGAAACACTGGATATAGCAGTTGGAAACTGTCTCGATCGATTCGCTCGCACGTTAGAAATCAGCAACGATCCCGCACCAGGATATAATATCGAACAACTCGCCAAGAAGGGGAGCAAGCTCCTCGATATTCCCTACGCAGTCAAGGGCATGGACTGTTCGTTCTCTGGGATTCTAGCCTCAGCGGATGCACTTGCTGCACAGATGAAGGCCGGCGCAGATTTCACACCAGAAGATTTATGTTTCTCACTGCAAGAGACGGTATTCGCGATGTTGGTTGAGATTACAGAGCGGGCTATGGCGCATGTTGGCTCATCGCAGGTTCTCATTGTGGGAGGTGTGGGCTGTAATGAGAGGTtgcaggagatgatgggaCATATGGCAAGAGAGCGAGGAGGGTCAGTTTATGCTACTGATGAGAGATTCTGTATTGATAACGGAATCATGATTGCGCATGCTGGTTTGTTGGCGTATGAGACAGGATTTAGGACgtctttggaggagagtACATGTACACAGAGATTCAGAACTGATGAGGTCATTATCAAATGGAGAGACTGA
- a CDS encoding CMGC/CDK protein kinase, producing MSDSTPDGTSPRTFALNHLRPKSSFKGCSRISDYELLGKLGEGTFGEVHRARQRKTGIHVALKKIIMHHEKDGFPITALREIKLLKLLSHKNILRLEDMAIEHPTRQTDKRKKPIVYMATPYMDHDLSGLLDNPSVHFKEAQIKCYMLQLLEGLRYLHDSRILHRDMKAANLLINNQGILQIADFGLARHYEGDVPKAGQAYGVGKRDYTGLVVTRWYRPPELLLQLRQYTPAIDVWGVGCVLGEMLFGKPILAGESDAHQLDMIWDLMGSPNEDNMPGWKQLPGADHLSPRPRTGNLQNRFREYGSGAVSLLKELLKLDWRTRINAVDALQHPWFKMAPLPLEPHEIPVYEESHELDRRKFHDRKAALPPAPKGGTVGIGPDAKGATAGFNSNEPYGNGRNGVNGGRYRNGPDERRPAWQRDRGAGLPPRPPPNDDTDYRERGPPRGRGAPGPRAPPDVDTYIPAYNRDDPGRRRDDRPPPPPRDDRRRRNSREDRRYDRDRGTISRSRSPRHDRSRDRDRQDRDRPDRDAYRR from the exons ATGTCAGACTCGACGCCTGATGGCACTTCGCCTCGAACCTTTGCGCTCAACCACTTGAGACCAAAATCAAGTTTCAAGGGATGCTCCCGTATTTCCGACTATGAGTTGCTAGGCAAACTGGGGGAGGGAACCTTTGG TGAGGTTCACCGTGCCCGCCAGCGCAAGACTGGCATACATGTCGCCTTGAAAAAAATCATCATGCATCATGAAAAGGATGGC TTTCCCATTACCGCCCTTCGCGAGATtaagctcctcaagctcttgtcgCACAAGAACATCCTGAGGCTCGAGGACATGGCTATCGAGCACCCTACCAGACAGA CCGATAAGCGCAAAAAGCCCATCGTATACATGGCCACTCCCTACATGGATCACGATCTTTCCGGTCTTCTCGATAACCCCTCGGTCCATTTCAAGGAGGCTCAGATCAAATGCTACATGCTGCAACTGCTCGAAGGCCTGCGATACCTCCACGACAGCCGCATTCTGCACCGAGACATGAAAGCTGCTAAcctgctcatcaacaaccaaggtATCCTTCAGATTGCCGATTTCGGTCTCGCTCGACACTACGAAGGAGATGTTCCAAAGGCTGGTCAGGCCTACGGCGTAGGAAAACGAGATTACACTGGTCTGGTGGTTACTCGATGGTACCGACCACCTGAGCTTTTGCTACAATTACGGCAATACACCCCCGCTATTGACGTTTGGGGAGTAGG CTGTGTTTTGGGTGAGATGCTCTTCGGAAAGCCCATTTTGGCTGGTGAAAGTGACGCACATCAGCTAGACATGATCTGGGACCTGATGGGATCTCCTAATGAAGACAACATGCCTGGATGGAAGCAGTTGCCTGGGGCTGATCATCTGTCCCCTCGACCACGAACTGGCAACCTCCAGAACAGATTTCGAGA GTACGGCTCGGGCGCAGTTTCACTATTGAAAGAACTTCTTAAGCTGGACTGGCGGACACGAATCAACGCAGTGGACGCTTTACAACACCCATGGTTCAAGATGGCGCCTCTGCCGTTAGAGCCCCACGAGATTCCCGTTTATGAAGAAAGCCACGAGCTGGACAGAAGAAAGTTCCACGACCGCAAGGCTGCCTTGCCCCCTGCCCCCAAGGGTGGGACTGTAGGTATTGGCCCAGATGCTAAGGGCGCCACAGCGGGCTTCAACAGCAACGAGCCTTACGGGAATGGCCGGAATGGTGTGAACGGAGGCAGATATCGAAACGGACCAGATGAAAGGCGTCCCGCTTGGCAACGAGATCGAGGCGCTGGGTTACCGCCACGACCGCCTCCGAACGATGACACAGACTATCGTGAGCGAGGACCCCCTCGTGGTAGGGGAGCACCTGGGCCAAGAGCACCCCCAGATGTCGACACGTACATACCCGCCTATAATCGGGACGACCCAGGCCGACGGAGGGATGaccgccctcctccaccacccAGAGATGATCGTCGGCGACGCAACAGCAGAGAAGACCGACGATACGATAGAGACCGTGGCACCATCAGCCGCAGTAGGTCACCCAGGCATGATCGGTCAAGAGATCGAGACAGGCAAGACCGTGATAGGCCAGACCGTGATGCATACCGGAGATAG
- a CDS encoding enhancer-polycomb-like protein 1: protein MTTEDDEFLKQYNSKPPAAGALSEDDFERIMEVFEDTAAEQTPFAAVDNTVAAYDMMVPALHELGSPAILQHAKPVYEYWKSRRQEAGNKPLHPTLKFETHQETDDTDPFVCFRRREARQTRKTRARDNKIAETLKKLRRELEDGRQLVLVAYEREMLKRELMSMDRALFEERARLKETKLRLGIKGEDEDLVNQKPQKRKPAEPPVIRQPTGAHLRQPVRSDGRTLDADLVLLSDKLAEKENELRLDIEMKVQNHRKWNHNHIDLTGEPLSPVKEQGTEVKFRQAKTQYLMTPPASTSSEMEVDTHIPDAPQVDKREAPVFQFSAGSNEPSKGSQPSFRRRIGRLNRLWIDRRGMVTPPPEYGEKSDRWRYDSDSDDDEPPVYEVDPFDTRALKFRATIPLNPYMFRGRPAVPPDAVVAAQAQAGNRVLPSPAAAQAAAHAHAQAHAQAAAQAHLAMKAQAKAAAVAQAQAQAAQTVQ from the exons ATGACCACCGAGGACGATGAGTTCCTCAAACAGTATAATAGTAAACCACCCGCTGCCGGGGCACTCTctgaggatgactttgaaCGCATCATGGAGGTGTTTGAAGACACGGCAGCGGAGCAGACACCATTTGCAGCAGTCGATAATACCGTTGCCGCCTATGACATGATGGTGCCTGCACTTCACGAGCTTGGGTCGCCGGCAATTCTTCAACATGCTAAGCCTGTGTACGAATATTGGAAGTCAAGGCGACAGGAGGCTGGCAATAAGCCATTGCATCCCACTCTCAAGTTTGAGACTCATCAGGAGACTGATGACACAGACCCCTTCGTCTGTTTCAGACGACGCGAGGCTCGCCAGACTCGAAAGACCAGAGCTCGTGACAACAAAATTGCAGAAACACTCAAGAAGTTGCGACGAGAACTTGAGGATGGCCGGCAATTGGTACTCGTCGCATATGAACGTGAAATGTTGAAGCGAGAGCTCATGTCGATGGACCGCGCTCTGTTTGAAGAAAGGGCAAGACTCAAGGAGACCAAACTTCGGCTGGGCATCAaaggcgaggatgaggatctcgTCAATCAAAAG CCTCAGAAACGCAAGCCTGCAGAGCCCCCAGTCATCCGACAGCCAACCGGTGCCCACTTGCGACAACCTGTACGGTCTGATGGAAGAACACTGGATGCTGACCTTGTCTTGTTGTCAGACAAGCTGgcagagaaggagaatgaACTTCGACTTGACATAGAAATGAAGGTTCAGAACCACCGGAAGTGGAACCATAACCATATTGACCTAACTGGGGAGCCGCTGTCGCCAGTCAAGGAACAGGGCACAGAAGTCAAGTTCCGACAAGCGAAGACGCAGTACTTGATGACACCCCCTGCATCCACATCGTCAGAAATGGAAGTGGACACACACATACCTGATGCCCCGCAAGTGGACAAACGTGAGGCACCTGTCTTCCAGTTTTCCGCTGGATCAAATGAGCCTTCCAAGGGTAGCCAACCTTCGTTCCGTCGACGTATTGGTCGACTGAACCGATTGTGGATTGATCGAAGAGGCATGGTGACGCCACCGCCAGAATATGGCGAGAAGTCGGATAGGTGGAGATACGACTCGgattcagatgatgatgagccaccTGTATATGAAGTTGATCCATTTGATACCCGGGCATTGAAGTTCCGGGCAACAATTCCGTTGAACCCATACATGTTTCGAGGACGCCCAGCAGTACCACCAGATGCCGTGGTAGCagctcaagcacaagcagGTAACAGGGTACTGCCatcgccagcagcagcacaaGCGGCGGCGCATGCGCATGCTCAAGCCCACGCTCAAGCGGCAGCACAAGCACATCTGGCAATGAAAGCGCAAGCTAAAGCGGCGGCGGTtgcacaagcacaagctcaagcagcGCAGACGGTGCAGTAA